A genomic segment from Orrella daihaiensis encodes:
- a CDS encoding TAXI family TRAP transporter solute-binding subunit: MKLLATASALAIGAVVGMTAAPEAQAQQPTFITIGTGGVTGVYYPTGGAICRMMARTRAEHGIRCGAESTGGSVFNVNAVRNGELEFGVAQSDVQFNAYNGADKFKEQGANPKLRSVFSIHPEPFTVVARKDANIKTFEDLKGKRVNVGNPGSGQRATMEVLMNQMGWTMNDFALVSELQANEQSQALCDNNIDAMVYTVGHPNGSIKEATTACDSVIVTVDNGAVDALVAGKPFYRKAVIPGGMYRGTDADTNTFGVGATLVTSADVPDEVVYALTKSVFENIDQFRSLHPAFANLDPKQMAKDGLSAPLHPGAEKYYREAGLLN, translated from the coding sequence TGTGGTCGGCATGACCGCCGCTCCCGAGGCACAAGCCCAACAGCCCACCTTCATCACCATCGGTACCGGTGGCGTAACGGGCGTGTACTACCCCACTGGCGGCGCAATTTGTCGCATGATGGCCAGAACCCGCGCTGAACATGGCATCCGCTGCGGTGCAGAATCCACCGGCGGATCAGTCTTTAACGTCAATGCCGTTCGCAATGGTGAACTCGAGTTTGGTGTTGCACAGTCTGACGTTCAATTCAACGCATACAACGGTGCTGACAAATTCAAAGAACAGGGTGCCAACCCCAAGTTGCGCTCGGTGTTTTCTATCCACCCCGAGCCTTTCACTGTCGTGGCACGCAAAGACGCCAACATCAAGACCTTTGAGGACTTAAAGGGCAAACGTGTGAACGTTGGCAACCCAGGTTCAGGCCAGCGCGCCACCATGGAAGTGCTGATGAATCAGATGGGCTGGACCATGAATGATTTCGCACTCGTATCAGAGCTGCAAGCCAACGAACAGTCTCAAGCACTGTGTGACAACAACATCGATGCCATGGTCTACACCGTTGGACATCCGAACGGTTCGATCAAGGAAGCCACCACGGCGTGTGACTCTGTGATTGTCACTGTCGACAATGGTGCAGTCGATGCACTCGTCGCTGGTAAGCCGTTCTACCGCAAGGCTGTCATTCCAGGTGGCATGTACCGTGGCACTGACGCTGACACCAACACCTTCGGTGTGGGTGCCACACTGGTGACCAGCGCCGACGTGCCTGACGAGGTCGTGTACGCATTGACTAAGTCAGTGTTCGAGAACATTGACCAGTTCCGTTCTCTGCACCCGGCATTTGCCAATCTCGATCCCAAGCAAATGGCCAAAGATGGTCTGTCAGCGCCGCTGCATCCAGGCGCTGAGAAGTACTACCGTGAGGCTGGCCTTTTGAACTAA